In Puniceicoccaceae bacterium, one DNA window encodes the following:
- a CDS encoding GIY-YIG nuclease family protein yields MRHRGERESYGNVIDDQCFQQEWVSATAQSILPNSNLSTLRQGYGWLCLCGVLAKAARHSPKGRRRAWLRLHSNNPKPPLAHSSNTMYFVYQLRSISARDQHYTGFTKDLRKRLTKHNHGEVPHTSKHAPWELVNYFAFSEEEKAKDFETYLKSGSGRCFAKRHLW; encoded by the coding sequence ATGCGGCATCGCGGTGAACGCGAGTCCTACGGAAACGTGATTGATGATCAGTGTTTTCAACAAGAATGGGTATCAGCTACTGCACAATCAATCCTTCCAAACTCCAACCTTTCAACACTTCGCCAAGGCTACGGCTGGCTCTGCCTGTGCGGAGTTTTGGCGAAGGCTGCCCGCCATAGTCCGAAAGGACGACGGAGGGCCTGGCTCCGACTACACTCCAATAATCCCAAACCTCCCCTGGCACATTCCTCCAACACCATGTATTTCGTATACCAACTTCGCTCGATAAGTGCTCGCGATCAGCACTACACTGGATTTACGAAGGATCTTAGGAAACGACTTACCAAACATAATCATGGTGAGGTTCCACACACATCAAAACACGCGCCTTGGGAACTGGTGAACTACTTTGCTTTTTCCGAGGAAGAGAAGGCAAAGGATTTTGAGACCTATTTGAAGTCAGGGTCTGGACGGTGCTTTGCCAAACGCCACCTTTGGTGA